The Acomys russatus chromosome 3, mAcoRus1.1, whole genome shotgun sequence genome has a window encoding:
- the Rnase1 gene encoding ribonuclease pancreatic encodes MGLEKFLILLPLLVLVLAWVQPSLGRESPAMKFERQHMDSAGSSSSSSTYCNQMMKRREMTKGSCKPVNTFVHEPLADVQAVCSQENVTCKNGKKNCYKSRSALTITDCRLKGSSKYPDCDYQTSHHQKHIIVACEGSPYVPVHFDASV; translated from the coding sequence ATGGGTCTGGAGAAGTTCCTCATCCTCTTGCCATTGCTTGTCCTGGTGCTTGCGTGGGTCCAGCCTTCCCTGGGCAGGGAATCTCCCGCCATGAAGTTTGAGCGCCAGCACATGGACTCAGCTGGttcctccagcagcagctccACCTACTGCAACCAGATGATGAAGCGCCGGGAAATGACAAAGGGGTCGTGCAAGCCTGTGAACACCTTCGTGCACGAACCCCTGGCGGACGTCCAGGCTGTCTGCTCCCAGGAAAACGTCACCTGCAAGAACGGGAAGAAAAACTGCTACAAGAGCAGGTCCGCCCTGACCATCACCGACTGTCGCCTGAAGGGCAGCTCCAAGTACCCCGATTGCGACTACCAGACCAGCCACCACCAGAAGCACATCATTGTGGCCTGTGAAGGGAGCCCTTACGTGCCAGTCCACTTCGATGCTTCTGTATAG